One genomic segment of Aquipluma nitroreducens includes these proteins:
- a CDS encoding glycosyltransferase family 4 protein — MNTKRILCILQLPPPLHGVSLMNNYILNSKLIKSNFHIEIVDFRFAKSMKDLQKFSFSKIFKAIVYVYKIAKKVLIKKPDMVYFTLCPTGLGFYRDAFYVFILKLFGSKIVFHLHGKGIKQSAQKNFLRKWLYTWLFKNTFVICLSKKLADDISDVYKNTPYIVPNGIEVQPKFNRNVNQLNRSVPQILYLSNYIRNKGILILLEALEILKDQGYQFKARLVGAPTDLTIEFLENKITNQNLTEVVKIIGPRYGDNKFVEFQEADIFVFPTYNDAFPLVTIEAMQYCLPVISTFEGSIPDIVIDNETGFLVKTQDPQMLAEKIAILLNDKDLGIEMGKRGYERFMNNFTLNHFENKINEIFYEILGTH, encoded by the coding sequence ATGAATACAAAAAGAATTCTATGCATTTTGCAATTGCCTCCACCTTTACATGGGGTAAGTTTAATGAATAATTACATTTTAAACAGTAAATTAATTAAAAGTAATTTTCACATAGAAATAGTTGATTTTAGATTTGCTAAATCGATGAAAGATCTACAAAAGTTTTCTTTTTCAAAAATTTTTAAAGCAATCGTTTACGTATACAAGATTGCAAAAAAAGTTCTAATAAAGAAGCCTGATATGGTCTATTTTACCCTTTGCCCTACTGGTTTAGGATTTTATCGTGATGCATTTTATGTCTTCATATTAAAATTATTTGGTTCAAAAATTGTATTTCATTTACATGGTAAGGGTATCAAACAAAGTGCGCAAAAGAACTTTCTAAGAAAATGGTTATATACATGGTTATTTAAAAATACTTTTGTTATATGCTTATCAAAGAAACTTGCAGATGATATTTCTGATGTGTATAAAAACACTCCTTATATTGTACCTAATGGTATAGAAGTGCAGCCCAAATTTAATAGAAACGTAAATCAATTAAACCGATCTGTTCCACAAATTCTTTATTTATCAAATTATATACGCAATAAAGGTATTTTAATATTGTTAGAAGCTTTGGAAATTCTTAAAGATCAAGGATATCAATTTAAAGCAAGGTTAGTTGGAGCGCCTACAGATTTAACAATTGAATTTTTGGAAAATAAAATCACTAATCAAAACTTAACAGAGGTAGTAAAAATAATAGGCCCTCGTTATGGCGATAATAAATTTGTTGAATTTCAAGAAGCAGATATATTTGTTTTTCCAACTTATAATGATGCATTTCCTTTAGTTACAATAGAAGCAATGCAATATTGCTTACCCGTAATTTCAACATTTGAAGGTAGTATTCCGGATATTGTAATTGATAATGAAACAGGGTTTTTAGTTAAAACTCAGGATCCTCAAATGCTTGCAGAAAAAATAGCCATATTATTGAACGATAAAGATTTGGGAATAGAAATGGGAAAGAGAGGATATGAAAGGTTTATGAATAATTTTACATTAAATCACTTTGAAAATAAAATTAATGAGATATTTTATGAAATATTAGGAACTCATTAA
- a CDS encoding glycosyltransferase family 4 protein, whose amino-acid sequence MKILIVQRIFTYYRKEVLDELHKEIDFVLLHSANKSSINQVSSSYSMKVSSFQYSKKETNVFLNVFPYIFKNRPEIIIHEFSIGIASLIPTFMLARFLGIKFILWGHGYDRTKGFYPNKSLNDKLRLYFIKKADAVIFYGNEAKILFSEYINCDKLFTAPNCLNTNILNSFRDNFEKEGKEKIKNKIGFKHKYNLIFIGRILEFKQPQILLDIYEFLYKIYGNIICIHFVGDGNFLNQLEDLVKHKGIENNIKFYGAIHDDIINGELLYCSDLMVMPGLVGLSVNHAFNFDCPVVTFEQDGHGPEIEYLINQKTGYIVEAHTTEAMAFIISQYLKSKDVQYQMKINIRKMLETKCSINSFIKGFVDAIEFVRS is encoded by the coding sequence ATGAAAATATTAATAGTTCAGAGAATTTTTACTTATTATAGAAAAGAAGTATTAGATGAACTTCATAAAGAAATCGATTTTGTGCTTTTACATTCTGCAAATAAGTCTAGTATAAATCAAGTTTCCTCTAGTTATTCTATGAAAGTAAGTAGTTTTCAATATTCAAAAAAAGAAACTAATGTATTCTTAAATGTATTTCCTTATATATTTAAGAACAGACCAGAAATAATAATACATGAATTTTCAATAGGTATTGCATCACTTATTCCTACTTTCATGCTAGCAAGATTCTTGGGGATAAAATTTATTCTTTGGGGACATGGATATGATAGAACAAAAGGGTTTTATCCTAATAAATCATTAAATGATAAATTAAGATTATATTTTATAAAAAAAGCAGATGCTGTAATTTTTTATGGAAACGAAGCTAAAATATTATTTTCAGAGTATATCAATTGTGATAAACTATTCACAGCACCCAATTGCTTGAACACCAATATATTAAATTCATTTAGAGATAATTTTGAAAAGGAAGGAAAGGAAAAAATAAAAAATAAAATTGGCTTTAAACATAAATACAATTTAATATTTATTGGAAGAATATTAGAATTTAAACAACCCCAAATACTTCTTGATATATATGAATTTTTGTATAAAATATATGGAAATATCATATGCATTCATTTTGTGGGCGATGGTAATTTTTTAAATCAATTAGAGGATTTAGTAAAACATAAAGGAATTGAAAATAATATTAAGTTTTATGGCGCAATCCATGATGACATTATAAATGGTGAATTGTTATATTGTTCTGATTTAATGGTAATGCCCGGTCTTGTAGGTCTTTCAGTTAATCATGCCTTTAATTTCGATTGTCCGGTTGTGACCTTTGAGCAAGATGGTCATGGTCCTGAAATAGAATATTTAATTAATCAAAAAACTGGTTATATAGTTGAAGCACATACAACAGAAGCAATGGCTTTTATAATCAGTCAATATTTGAAAAGTAAAGACGTTCAATACCAAATGAAAATAAATATACGTAAAATGCTTGAGACAAAATGTTCTATAAATTCTTTTATTAAAGGATTTGTGGATGCAATAGAATTTGTACGGAGCTAA
- a CDS encoding ChbG/HpnK family deacetylase has product MANKEYSKNIIVNADDFGLKSSVNKAIVESFNKNLINSTTIMANMPGFEEAVELAFKHKFNDRLGVHLNLDAGYHLTSHSEITRILDRNNHFKFKDVRMIFFFLSGYEKKLIHQEFVAQIERVIKTGIKITHIDTHHHIHEIFPITKIIFPLLKTYNISSIRILNNINKSTAFYKIGYRRLVNNRIKINNRNLTDYFGNQLDVSSLLQKYPSLCENKKIEVMVHPDYDKNGKLIDWLGGKEHNFDSLMNIKSTQD; this is encoded by the coding sequence ATGGCTAATAAAGAATATTCAAAAAACATTATAGTAAATGCTGATGATTTTGGATTAAAATCATCAGTAAATAAAGCAATTGTTGAATCATTTAATAAAAATCTTATTAATAGTACAACAATAATGGCTAATATGCCTGGGTTTGAGGAAGCAGTTGAACTTGCATTTAAACATAAATTTAATGATAGATTGGGAGTTCATCTAAATCTGGATGCAGGTTATCATCTGACATCACACAGTGAAATCACAAGAATATTAGATCGAAATAATCATTTTAAGTTTAAAGATGTAAGAATGATTTTTTTCTTTTTATCAGGATACGAAAAGAAATTAATACATCAAGAATTTGTTGCTCAAATAGAGAGAGTAATAAAAACTGGGATTAAGATAACTCATATTGATACACATCATCATATCCATGAAATATTTCCAATAACAAAAATTATTTTTCCGTTATTAAAAACATACAATATATCTTCAATTAGAATTCTTAATAACATAAATAAATCAACAGCATTTTATAAAATAGGTTATCGTAGATTAGTTAATAATCGAATTAAAATTAATAATCGTAATCTAACAGATTATTTTGGAAATCAATTGGATGTATCATCACTTCTGCAAAAATATCCCTCTTTGTGTGAAAATAAAAAAATTGAAGTTATGGTACATCCGGACTATGATAAAAATGGAAAGCTCATTGACTGGCTCGGTGGCAAGGAACATAATTTTGATTCATTAATGAACATAAAAAGCACTCAAGATTAA
- a CDS encoding glycosyltransferase family protein, which produces MKIQLLYICKIINESPTGGTRRILGTINFLKTFEDLKCSVLTESKLQIDNVEVLRSKKILSERKIILSPKNFHSRSNIKLINKDHFSFLPMGFLKIVFRKFDILYCTCPKYTNLQIGLLYKIFHPKSQFIVEYRDLNSFNPQFKKNLFSKLARYFEIKVLKKADKIITTTNGMKNKLIKYVDINKIEVVHNYISAIDYKDGMSCKKLDLSPEFYNIGYIGTLNTGRDPKIILDLLKMKIENKFTMLHIAGSSNLQNEYILDNCDVEFHNRIKFYGIVDRMTSLIIMKSMDSLFVLVNPDYEISEGYGMPGKLFDYIAMKNNLLTDTHTFKSLYNELYIEKTLSFGNYIQFRSLKSDFLDVALTQIFNRESLLKS; this is translated from the coding sequence ATGAAAATTCAATTGCTTTACATTTGTAAGATAATCAATGAATCTCCCACCGGAGGTACACGAAGAATATTAGGAACAATTAATTTTCTAAAAACATTTGAAGATTTAAAATGCTCAGTTTTAACAGAAAGCAAACTACAAATCGATAATGTGGAAGTTCTTAGATCAAAAAAGATTTTATCAGAGAGAAAAATTATTTTATCTCCAAAAAATTTTCATTCGAGAAGTAATATTAAATTAATTAATAAAGATCATTTTTCTTTTTTGCCAATGGGGTTTTTAAAAATTGTTTTTAGAAAATTTGATATACTATATTGTACTTGCCCAAAATATACTAATTTACAGATTGGATTACTATACAAAATATTTCACCCAAAGAGCCAGTTTATAGTTGAATATAGGGATTTAAATTCATTCAACCCACAATTTAAGAAAAACTTATTTTCAAAACTTGCAAGATATTTTGAAATCAAAGTGCTTAAAAAAGCAGATAAAATCATCACAACGACTAACGGGATGAAAAATAAACTGATTAAATATGTTGACATTAATAAAATAGAAGTTGTTCATAATTACATTTCTGCTATTGACTATAAAGATGGGATGAGCTGTAAAAAATTAGATTTAAGTCCAGAATTTTACAATATTGGATATATTGGAACTTTAAATACAGGACGAGATCCAAAGATCATATTAGATCTATTAAAAATGAAAATTGAAAATAAATTTACTATGTTACATATTGCAGGCTCCTCAAATCTTCAAAACGAATATATTCTTGATAATTGTGACGTAGAATTCCACAATAGAATCAAATTTTATGGGATCGTAGACCGCATGACTTCTCTAATAATAATGAAAAGTATGGATTCTTTATTCGTTTTAGTAAATCCTGATTACGAAATATCTGAAGGTTATGGAATGCCAGGCAAGCTTTTTGATTATATTGCAATGAAAAATAATCTCCTAACAGATACTCACACTTTCAAAAGTCTGTATAATGAACTCTATATTGAAAAAACATTATCTTTTGGAAATTATATACAGTTTCGCTCATTAAAAAGTGATTTTTTAGATGTGGCGTTAACCCAAATTTTTAATCGTGAGTCCTTATTAAAAAGCTGA
- a CDS encoding polysaccharide deacetylase family protein, protein MNYKKSNIFITIDYELFMGERTGSVINCMIRPLDKLIEILNKYNVKMTIYVDSAYLLKVYELKSRHKSLEIDYELITSQIRSLSENGHDIQLHIHPQWLHSDYSENVWKVNPKHYKLSDLEPTESKTLFANAKLLLEQIINMPVNSFRAGGYSIQTYTNYTELFSDNGIVIDSSVLVEAYADSDFQKYDYRLCPCYERYKFKKDLMIEDNCGKFVELPISRHKVSLFYDIYKRLKLTKQFDQNKYGDGIASASYIPNNESLYHKLFRLFTNNFKTASIDNYSPIYLPYLHRKHRKTNNQDFVIIGHPKNFSELSLYYLEQFIKKEKENSRFLTVSSIAKSNLLQN, encoded by the coding sequence ATGAATTATAAAAAATCTAATATATTTATAACCATAGATTATGAACTTTTTATGGGTGAAAGGACAGGTTCAGTTATCAACTGTATGATTCGACCTTTAGATAAATTAATAGAGATTTTGAACAAGTACAATGTTAAAATGACAATTTATGTTGATTCTGCTTATCTCTTAAAAGTATATGAATTAAAATCTAGACACAAGTCTTTGGAAATTGATTATGAACTAATTACAAGTCAAATTCGAAGTTTATCAGAAAATGGGCACGATATTCAGTTACATATTCATCCTCAATGGTTACATTCAGACTATTCTGAAAATGTGTGGAAAGTTAATCCGAAACATTATAAACTTAGTGATCTTGAACCAACGGAATCAAAAACATTATTTGCTAACGCAAAATTGTTATTAGAACAAATTATAAACATGCCGGTTAATTCATTTAGAGCAGGCGGTTATTCTATACAAACTTATACCAATTATACAGAGTTATTTTCTGATAATGGCATAGTAATCGATTCTTCTGTTTTGGTTGAAGCATATGCCGATAGTGATTTCCAAAAATATGATTACAGACTATGTCCTTGTTATGAAAGGTATAAGTTTAAAAAAGATTTAATGATTGAAGATAATTGTGGAAAGTTTGTGGAGTTACCAATATCTCGACATAAAGTTAGCTTATTCTATGATATTTATAAAAGGTTAAAATTAACAAAACAATTTGATCAAAATAAATATGGAGATGGCATAGCATCCGCAAGCTATATTCCGAATAATGAATCACTATATCATAAATTATTTCGTCTTTTCACTAATAATTTTAAAACAGCATCTATTGATAATTATTCTCCAATATATCTTCCTTATTTGCATAGAAAACACAGAAAAACAAATAATCAGGATTTCGTGATAATTGGTCATCCAAAAAACTTTAGTGAACTATCTCTCTATTATCTGGAACAATTTATAAAAAAAGAAAAAGAAAATAGCAGATTTTTAACAGTTTCATCAATTGCTAAGTCAAATCTGCTACAGAATTGA
- a CDS encoding IS5 family transposase, translating to MKHYPTNLTDSQWMLLSGILNDNRKRKHSLRDIFNAIFYLIKTGCQWRMIPGCFPNWELVYYYFTRWKNNGVIEQVHELLRDKIRKKAGKYESPSLACIDSQSIKTTRLGGESRGFDGGKMIKGRKRHIVTDTMGLLLAVVVHAANVHDSKGASDVIALLKGRFERLVKIVADGGYRGELIEKTKTTFGWILEIVLRSDHSSKFTVIPKRWVVERTFAWFESYRRLSKDFEYLTNTSQVMIQIAMIRLMLNRIKN from the coding sequence ATGAAACACTATCCAACCAATCTCACCGATAGCCAATGGATGCTATTAAGTGGCATTTTAAACGACAACCGTAAGAGAAAACATTCTTTACGGGATATTTTCAATGCCATTTTCTATTTGATTAAAACAGGTTGTCAATGGCGTATGATACCTGGCTGTTTTCCCAATTGGGAACTAGTTTATTACTATTTCACTAGATGGAAGAACAACGGTGTCATAGAACAAGTACATGAACTGCTTCGCGACAAAATACGCAAGAAAGCAGGGAAATATGAATCTCCCAGTTTGGCTTGTATTGATAGCCAGTCTATTAAGACAACCAGATTGGGCGGCGAATCTCGCGGTTTTGATGGAGGCAAAATGATCAAAGGCCGCAAACGCCATATTGTTACAGATACAATGGGTTTGCTGCTGGCCGTTGTTGTACATGCTGCAAATGTGCATGACAGCAAGGGAGCAAGTGATGTAATTGCCTTACTGAAAGGTAGGTTCGAAAGGCTGGTCAAGATCGTTGCTGATGGTGGTTATCGTGGAGAACTCATAGAGAAGACCAAAACCACATTCGGCTGGATACTTGAAATCGTTTTGAGATCAGACCATTCCAGTAAATTTACCGTTATTCCCAAAAGATGGGTTGTCGAAAGAACGTTTGCCTGGTTTGAAAGTTACCGAAGACTCAGTAAAGACTTCGAATACCTGACCAACACTAGCCAGGTAATGATTCAGATTGCAATGATAAGACTAATGCTTAATAGAATCAAAAATTAA